GCATGGTACTTGCTGGGGAAGGAATACTATAAGAACGGTCAACAAGGAAAAGCCAACTATTGCTTCAATCAGGCTGGTGAAGTGTATGAGGCTTTCGAGCATAGTAAGGTACCTGCTGAAATGCTACGCGAATACGAAGATGGATTGCTGCAGGTGAGTCGCCAGCGTGAGCGCGGTCAACAAAGATTGAGATACATATCAATGGTACTAATGCTTCTAATATTGCTAATGGTACCTTCAGCAGTGGCTCCGGGCATTGGGGTTACAGGAGATCAAGAAGTGCTTCAAGATGCGTCTGTTTCAGAAGTCAAAGATCTGCCAGATCAAAAAGACTCTGTCCAAGAGCTTGTTATCGAGGCAGGAAAAATGATGTATACGGCGCAAGAGAATAAAGGCGCGGCTTCGCAAGGGAAAGTAATGGCGAAAATGCTAATCCGTAAAGAACCTTTTCAAGCTGCTGCATTAGGGATGGAGCGAGAGGGCAAATGGCTGCTCTGGAAAGAAAAGCTTCCGCTAAATTTCACGCTGCAAAAGAATGGAAAGGGAAGGATGGTGTATCAGTCTTACGATCCTAAGGCATGTGCATGTGAGCCGCCTGAGCAAGGTGAGCTTGCCAAGGATGCGGCAGTGTGGCAGAGTGACCAAGAGGAAATTTCCACATTATGGAGTGCAATGCGGTCTTACCAGAATGATAAAGGTAAGCTTCCTGCTACTTTATCGGAATTAACAGGAACTTTTCCTGAGAACTGGATTGGTGGGACGACAACCGTCATGCAGCGGGAATTCGGCCCTCTTAAAGCGGTAGCTATGACTAAGGTGACACAGGGAGCGACAGAAGCCACTGCGGAGCCTTCAAGCTCAACTAACGAGGGTGTAAGGAGTATACCGACAGCATTAAGTGAAAGTGGAAGTGTTGCGAGTGATATTCCTTTTTTTGATCAGCCGCTAAGAGTCATTGTAGATAAACAAAACTACCGATTGGCCGTTGTCAGTGGTTCTATTATTTTACGGAATTATGCAGTAGGGCTTGGCGGAGATAAGACACCAGAGGGTGAATTCTTCATTACAGATAAAGTAGTGAATCCGAATGGACGAGATGATGGGGATTTTGGTAGCAGAGGGCTTCAGCTTTCAGATAGTAATTATGCGATTCATGGCACGAATGAGCCTGACAGTGTCGGCAAGGATGAATCACTTGGATGTATTCGTATGGGGCGAGAAGATGTGGAGGAGCTATTCGCGCTGATTCCTAAAGGTACAAAAGTAGTGATTAGTAAAGGGGTTCTGCCTGAAGAGCAGATTGTGCCGGCTAAACGCTTCAGCTCTACTGCTAAGCATGATCAGACCAACCCCCACAAAGTATACCACTGGCTGAATTAGTTTCCTGCAACGATAAACAGAACAATGATTAGAAGAATTAGTAAAGTTAAACTGACGCCAATCCACATTAGCGCTTTACGGTTAACTTCTTCTTTCTTTTGCTGCAAAGTTGGTGGTTTACGTTTAGTTGACATACTGGGCATACCTTCTTTCTCTCTTAATCGCTGAATACACCTATATTGTAATGCGTTTACAAGAAAATTACTATACTCAGCGTCATGTACTCTACATACTCGCACTGTAAAATACTTTTCTTTTGTTCAAGAAAAGGCTAAAATTAAGAAGAAACCTACAGAAACGGGTAGACACGTGGATTTGTGAAGTACCCCTTAAGGAGCGAGAACGGTGTTGTATCGTAATTTTGGTAAACCAATTTTCTTTAAGATTGATCCCGAGAAGGCTCACCATCTCGTCATAGGTGGATTGGATAAATCGTCATCAGTGCCAGGCGGAAGCGCTGCGCTGCGTTTAATGTACGGAGTTCCTGAAACGGCGGATTTA
This Paenibacillus sp. FSL R5-0345 DNA region includes the following protein-coding sequences:
- a CDS encoding L,D-transpeptidase is translated as MKNSQHLKAYVQMHPDNKMAWYLLGKEYYKNGQQGKANYCFNQAGEVYEAFEHSKVPAEMLREYEDGLLQVSRQRERGQQRLRYISMVLMLLILLMVPSAVAPGIGVTGDQEVLQDASVSEVKDLPDQKDSVQELVIEAGKMMYTAQENKGAASQGKVMAKMLIRKEPFQAAALGMEREGKWLLWKEKLPLNFTLQKNGKGRMVYQSYDPKACACEPPEQGELAKDAAVWQSDQEEISTLWSAMRSYQNDKGKLPATLSELTGTFPENWIGGTTTVMQREFGPLKAVAMTKVTQGATEATAEPSSSTNEGVRSIPTALSESGSVASDIPFFDQPLRVIVDKQNYRLAVVSGSIILRNYAVGLGGDKTPEGEFFITDKVVNPNGRDDGDFGSRGLQLSDSNYAIHGTNEPDSVGKDESLGCIRMGREDVEELFALIPKGTKVVISKGVLPEEQIVPAKRFSSTAKHDQTNPHKVYHWLN